The proteins below come from a single Thunnus thynnus chromosome 10, fThuThy2.1, whole genome shotgun sequence genomic window:
- the LOC137191382 gene encoding piggyBac transposable element-derived protein 2-like: MLCDFDVHQESVDGIQAKSELGLPGDVVMKLVSTLPEGQNYKVYADNYFTSVPLVVKLLDRGIHYMGTARQVRLPNCNLEDENSLKKRGIGSFDVRVEGNHNICAVKWYDNGAVTLVSSFAGPEPVQKIQRWDNAAKTYIKVERPFIVGTYNKYMGGVDLLDSFAAKYKFPMKSHRWYIYIFWHTIILAVINAWLLYKRDCKALKVSRKEILNRRQFQAQLASSLILVNTTLTAPSSDNGSPVTTTSRSPLKAQKRPLSDDGSPLNRVPAKRSAVHPPLVVRKDQIAHFPVKTKIGRCRHCNKGYTNTLCSKCNVRLCFSEEKNCLWDYHCK, translated from the exons ATGCTCTGTGACTTTGATGTGCACCAAGAGAGTGTCGATGGAATACAAGCAAAATCTGAACTTGGACTGCCAGGTGATGTTGTGATGAAGCTTGTCTCCACGCTTCCAGAAGGTCAGAACTACAAAGTCTATGCAGACAACTACTTCACCAGTGTCCCATTGGTAGTTAAGCTCCTTGATCGTGGAATTCATTACATGGGAACAGCCAGGCAGGTACGCCTACCCAACTGTAACCTTGAAGACGAGAACAGCTTGAAGAAAAGGGGGATAGGAAGCTTTGATGTCAGGGTGGAGGGGAACCACAACATCTGTGCTGTCAAATGGTATGACAATGGGGCAGTCACACTTGTGTCATCCTTTGCTGGACCAGAGCCTGTGCAGAAGATTCAACGCTGGGATAATGCCGCCAAAACCTACATTAAAGTTGAGAGGCCTTTCATTGTGGGTACCTACAACAAATACATGGGAGGTGTGGATCTGTTGGACTCATTTGCAGCCAAATACAAGTTCCCCATGAAATCCCACCGCTGGTACATCTACATCTTCTGGCACACCATTATCCTCGCTGTGATCAACGCCTGGCTCCTCTACAAGCGGGACTGCAAAGCTCTCAAGGTTTCTAGGAAAGAAATACTGAACAGGAGACAGTTTCAGGCTCAACTAGCATCCTCTCTCATCCTG GTGAACACAACTCTCACTGCACCATCTTCAGATAATGGAAGCCCAGTAACAACGACATCAAGGAGCCCTTTGAAAGCTCAGAAGAGACCATTGTCAGATGATGGGAGTCCACTAAACAGGGTCCCAGCCAAGAGGTCAGCTGTACACCCTCCACTGGTTGTACGAAAGGACCAAATCGCACATTTCCCAGTGAAGACGAAGATAGGACGCTGCCGACACTGCAATAAAGGATACACCAACACGCTATGCAGCAAGTGTAATGTTCGTCTTTGCTTTTCGGAGGAAAAGAACTGTCTTTGGGACTATCACTGTAAATGA
- the rnf115a gene encoding E3 ubiquitin-protein ligase RNF115 translates to MAEAAAVPPHRFFCHCCKGEVNPKLPEYICPRCDSGFIEEVTEDSSLLEGGANGIDDTATQFAELWHLLLLERPFTTDSDNPDSEPRLPGGRLGSLSDLGGLGGGPIGGSVPAGLGGPMGGLLGAGEHWGPGRPPRLHSQRRYRSRGSSRPDRSPAVEGIVQQFLAGLFANSGVPGSPPLSWTGMLHSNPGDYAWGQGGLDAVITQLLGQLENTGPPPAEKEKISSLPTVNISQEQADCCMECPVCKEDFGVGEPVRQLPCNHFFHSDCIVPWLEMHDTCPVCRKSLNGEDSSSQPSSESPSLSMDPRTQERWSF, encoded by the exons ATGGCGGAGGCTGCGGCTGTTCCCCCGCATCGgtttttctgtcactgttgTAAGGGAGAAGTAAACCCCAAACTCCCG GAGTACATCTGTCCAAGATGTGATTCAGGGTTTATAGAGGAAGTAACAGAAGATTCCAG TCTCCTAGAGGGTGGCGCTAACGGGATAGATGACACAGCCACACAGTTTGCAGAG TTATGGCACCTGTTGTTACTGGAGCGGCCGTTTACAACAGACAGCGACAACCCTGACTCAGAACCCCGGCTCCCTGGAGGGCGCTTGGGAAGTCTCAGTGACCTGGGAGGGTTGGGAGGTGGACCAATCGGGGGGTCAGTCCCAGCAGGCCTAGGGGGACCCATGGGGGGTCTACTAGGAGCCGGGGAACACTGGGGACCAGGACGTCCCCCTCGCCTGCACAGCCAGAGGAGATACCggtccagaggcagcagcaggcCCGACCGCTCGCCCGCTGTGGAAGG GATTGTACAACAGTTTCTTGCCGGTCTCTTCGCCAACTCTGGAGTCCCCGGCTCACCTCCCCTCTCATG GACGGGGATGCTGCACTCTAACCCAGGGGATTACGCCTGGGGGCAGGGAGGGTTAGACGCAGTGATAACACAG ttaCTAGGTCAGTTGGAGAACACAGGACCTCCAccagcagagaaagagaagatcTCTTCTCTCCCAACTGTTAATATCTCTCAGGAACAAGCAG ACTGCTGTATGGAATGTCCGGTGTGCAAAGAGGACTTTGGGGTGGGAGAGCCTGTCAGACAGCTACCCTGCAACCACTTCTTTCATTCAGACTGTATAGTACCATGGCTGGAAATG CATGACACGTGTCCAGTGTGTAGGAAGAGTTTGAATGGAgaagacagcagcagccagccCTCGTCAGAGTCCCCCTCCCTCTCCATGGACCCTCGCACACAGGAGAGATGGTCCTTCTGA
- the gba1 gene encoding lysosomal acid glucosylceramidase, protein MALSLSSSVLLVLVFLTVEVTLCTGSNKCVARDFGHDSVVCECNSTYCDSVGSLTLPPLGQYLSYLSSRAGSRLEAGQGQVQVNRTGAGLRLTIVPYQKYQKIRGFGGAMTDAAAINILSLSAGAQEQLLRQYFSAEGIGYSVVRVPMASCDFSTRLYTYADTHGDYSLDNFTLAPEDINMKIPLLQRAQALSPHPLSLLGSAWSAPAWMKTNGALTGKGSLKGQPGGKEHKTWAHYYIRFLEEYAKYNLTFWALTTGNEPSAGQMTNYSFQALGFTPEEQRDWVALDLGPALQASSYPHTHILILDDNRLLLPHWAKVVLNDVHAGRYIHGVAVHWYMDGLVPAEISLGVTHHLYPEYYLFGTEACAGWNPLDRGVKLGSWDRAEQYAHDILQDLNHYVVGWTDWNLALDQTGGPNWVKNFVDSPVIVDAQRDVFYKQPNFYSMAHFSKFLWEGSQRVGVSASVATDLESSAFIRPDGSAVLIILNRSSSEIQFEVWDPAVGYIPCTAPAHSLLTLAWNTH, encoded by the exons ATGGCGTTGTCATTGTCATCATCTGTCCTATTGGTCCTTGTTTTCCTCACAGTAGAAGTGACTCTCTGTACAG gAAGCAATAAATGTGTTGCCAGGGACTTTGGCCATGACTCtgtggtgtgtgagtgtaatTCAACTTACTGTGACAGTGTGGGATCActcaccctccctcctctgGGACAGTACCTCTCTTACCTGAGCAGCAGGGCGGGCAGCAGACTAGAGGCGGGCCAGGGTCAAGTCCAGGTTAACAGAACCGGAGCAG GCCTCAGGTTGACCATTGTTCCCTACCAGAAGTACCAGAAGATCAGGGGGTTTGGTGGAGCCATGACAGATGCAGCAGCCATCAACATCCTGTCCCTCTCTGCTGGAGCACAGGAACAGCTGCTACGACAGTACTTCTCCGCTGAAG GTATCGGCTACAGCGTGGTGCGTGTGCCCATGGCCAGCTGTGACTTCTCTACCCGTCTGTACACCTACGCTGACACACATGGAGACTACAGCCTGGACAATTTCACACTGGCCCCCGAGGACATCAACATGAag aTCCCTCTGCTGCAGCGTGCCCAGGCCTTGTCTCCTCACCCCCTGTCTTTGCTGGGCAGCGCCTGGAGTGCCCCCGCCTGGATGAAAACTAATGGTGCACTCACAGGAAAGGGCTCCTTGAAGGGCCAGCCAGGGGGCAAAGAGCATAAAACCTGGGCTCACTACTACATCAG GTTCCTTGAGGAATATGCTAAATATAACTTGACCTTCTGGGCACTGACTACAGGGAATGAGCCCTCTGCAGGGCAGATGACAAACTACAG ttTCCAGGCCCTGGGCTTCACTCCTGAGGAGCAGAGGGACTGGGTGGCCTTGGATTTGGGCCCTGCGCTGCAAGCTTCGTCATACCCACACACGCATATCCTCATACTAGATGACAACCGCCTGCTGCTGCCTCACTGGGCTAAAGTG GTCTTAAATGATGTTCATGCAGGAAGGTACATTCACGGTGTGGCAGTCCACTGGTACATGGACGGCCTTGTCCCAGCTGAGATAAGCCTGGGAGTCACCCATCACCTCTACCCAGAGTATTACCTGTTTGGCACTGAGGCCTGCGCTGGCTGGAACCCACTGGACAGAGGGGTGAAGCTGGGGAGCTGGGACAGGGCTGAACAGTACGCACATGACATTCTACAG GATTTAAATCATTATGTGGTGGGCTGGACTGACTGGAACCTTGCATTGGACCAGACTGGTGGGCCAAACTGGGTTAAAAACTTCGTGGACAGCCCTGTGATAGTGGATGCACAGCGAGACGTCTTCTACAAGCAGCCGAACTTCTACAGCATGGCCCACTTCAG TAAGTTCCTGTGGGAGGGGTCTCAGAGAGTGGGTGTGTCTGCCAGCGTAGCAACAGACTTGGAATCCTCTGCCTTCATCAGACCGGACGGCTCGGCGGTGCTCATCATACTCAATAG gTCGTCATCAGAGATCCAGTTTGAAGTCTGGGATCCCGCTGTGGGCTACATCCCCTGCACAGCTCCGGCTCATTCCTTACTCACACTTGCTTGGAACACACACTGA
- the dap3 gene encoding 28S ribosomal protein S29, mitochondrial, with the protein MALQRLSFRLRQTVTHVRSLHTSGCGQQQEAVAVESEPEPFSVFRTHEKDPACQSEKHIGQYYTIPPAHIRTVFPHGLPWRYRQQVKTFNEACVMVRQPALEVISYLKKTDNSKPALRYLFYGLKGSGKTMSLCHTVHFCYTQGWLVLHIPDAHLWVKNCKELLPSSYNTSRFDQPLQAIEWLRNFRTTNEQFLSKIKTKQRYVWTKREFTEEGSLLGELVDQGISRAKSSSDVVGAVMKELRQQSGQPGSDFRLAVAVDGVNALWGRSTIKKEDKSAVDLEELTLVYNLRKLIKNDLIGGAIITSLSQTGSLYTSKSDYLPQELLGERGFDSMDPFIPVSVPNYSEREFESCYLYYMDRHWLQHPQSRAEEGKKELIFLSNRNPWMFEKICAAL; encoded by the exons ATGGCCCTTCAAAGATTGTCCTTCAGACTACGACAAACG GTAACGCATGTACGATCCCTTCATACCAGCGGATGTGGCCAGCAGCAGGAGGCTGTGGCTGTAGAGTCAGAACCTGAGCCCTTCTCAGTCTTCAGAACACATGAGAAAGATCCA GCATGTCAGTCAGAGAAACATATTGGACAATATTACACTATACCCCCTGCACACATCCGTACCGTGTTCCCTCATGGCCTCCCCTGGCGCTATCGACAACAG GTGAAGACGTTTAATGAAGCCTGTGTGATGGTGAGGCAGCCTGCACTGGAGGTCATCTCTTACCTGAAGAAAACTGACAACAGCAAACCTGCTCTTCGATATCTATTCT ATGGATTAAAGGGCAGTGGAAAGACgatgtctctctgtcacacagtCCACTTCTGCTATACACAAGGATGGCTGGTGCTGCATATACCTGATG CCCACCTCTGGGTGAAGAACTGTAAGGAGCTGCTGCCTTCGTCCTATAACACGTCTCGTTTTGACCAGCCGTTACAAGCCATTGAATGGTTGCGCAACTTCAGGACCACCAACGAGCAATTCCTTTCAAAG ATAAAGACAAAGCAGCGCTATGTGTGGACAAAGAGAGAGTTCACTGAGGAGGGAAGTCTACTAGGAGAGCTGGTGGATCAG GGTATATCTCGCGCAAAGAGCAGCAGCGATGTGGTGGGGGCGGTGATGAAGGAGCTGAGGCAGCAAAGCGGGCAGCCAGGGTCAGACTTTCGCCTGGCCGTGGCTGTGGATGGTGTCAACGCCCTGTGGGGAAGATCCACCATCAAGAAGGAGGATAAGAGCGCT GTGGATCTGGAGGAGCTCACTTTGGTTTATAACCTGAGGAAGCTGATAAAGAATGACTTG ATCGGAGGCGCCATCATCACATCTCTGTCTCAGACCGGGTCTCTCTACACTTCGAAATCTGACTACTTGCCTCAAGAGCTGCtgggagag AGAGGGTTTGACAGCATGGACCCGTTCATCCCGGTGTCAGTGCCCAACTACAGTGAGAGGGAGTTTGAGAGCTGTTACCTCTACTACATGGACCGCCACTGGCTACAGCATCCACAGA GCCGAGCAGAGGAAGGGAAGAAAGAACTCATATTTTTGAGCAACAGAAATCCATGGATGTTCGAAAAAATTTGTGCCGCCTTATGA